The DNA window tccgtggggctgaatacaaatgcatgccacacttttcaaatatttatttgtaaaaaaaaaattaggacaccatttatcattttccttccacttcacaattatgtgccactttgtgttggaatatcacacaaaatcctaataaaataaatttttatttgtggttctaaatgtgaaaaagttcagtgggtatgaatgcCATGCAAAAAGTGAAGAAGATAATGATATGAATATAATTATGATTAATTATGCTTCTTATACGTATTACAGAATACAGTGCGAAAAAGAAAGTATAGACAATTAATTATTGATGATTATAGAGATAATAACGTCCTGTGTGTTTCACAGAGCCCCAGTGAACTGTCCTATAGGATATGTTTAATGACAGAAAACGTTTACAAAATTTGCTCCATAAACATGATGTCATACCAGCGTTTAGCCAGCAGATGGCGGCAAAGGATTCTTGGATTCTTATATTTACTTGGATCTTTACTATTTTCTCTACAGTCAGTGACCTGCATTTATGAGTACTGTGTGCATATTTACAAACCTCTTCACACAGTTAGCACAACAACGGTCTATGGGGACTGAAGCACCTTTCATTGCTTTGCATTATGCAAAAGCATCGAATAACCTCAGCTTTCAAACTTCATGAATTCTTATATCATTCAAACTCACCATTCAACAAAACTAAACGTATATACCGAACATTTTTCACGTTTTCATACTGTTTTAAGAACTAATCAgtataactaaaaaaaagtacaagcaaatgttatttattattaaaatatatttatttaaagttctaataaaataaataaaccaatagaCTGAAAGAACTAATAATAAAGTACATTAACTAATTAAGTAAGggtattattaatatattatattatattattatattattataataaggtatattaatatataagtgtaactgaaatgtattagtgtatgtgttacaaatgcaaacataataataataagaataataataatgataataatgataataataataataagaataataataatgataataatgataataataataataataatcttcatCATCAATTCTGCAGCTCAGCCAATAAGAGCTTCCTGAACCTGTCCATCTATGACGTCATCTGCGTGTTTGTTGTtgtataattgtttatttatatttaaactggCTCCATAGTGATAgtagattaaattaaaacactgcCTGTTCGCAGATAAACATCGTCTCGATTATCAGCACTCTACAACCTCCGACTCAACTCAACTCTACATCTTCCGACGAAAGACTTCCGAAGACACGAAGGCTGTAAGAGGATTTCTGCCGGACCTGAAGAGCTGGACTGTAGGCGAGATCGCTCGTGCTGCGGGTCTCGTCGCTTTCTCTGCCGGTGCGGGTTACTGCATTTACCGCAGCCTACGGAGAGAAAGAGCTCCTCCGGACCGCACTCAGCCTTCTCACGGTAGAAGGAGCTTTATCCTACCATGTGACTTTAATGTTTCACTGCTTTTACAATAAATCCTGCTGATGTTACAGTGATACAGTCTAATGTTATGTATCTCACAAGCGACCTCGTCTATGTAGACAATTAGCCTCATGCTAGTTATCGTGCTAGCGAACTTGGCTACTTGTTTAAATTACACTATAAAATCCTTACAATTTGCTcaataagttattttatttccattatgaattattttgtgtatttcatATCATATCTACTTGTCTGTTTTCTGTAATTATTACACAATTTATtggtaaatataatataatcgtTAGCCTAATGTTAGCTAACCTGCTAGCGACCTTAACGGTCGGTTTGTGACATACTAAATGACATACTAAATGACATACTAAATGACATACTAAAATCCTGAGAGGAGTTGATGAACGTAGCTAACGAGAATTTAGTTTATTTCCACAATATAATATTCAAGACGATTAAAAATTGACTTTTCACAACCCTGACTACTGGATTTACACTTAATCCTACTTAGACTAGTGATTAGTCAGATCTAAAGGGCTTGCTTGTCTACCTAGAGAACTTCactaatcatttcatttacacatcATTGTGAGTATAACGGTAGTTATTTTGCTGAACTTAGATTTAACAATTCAGGATgattttttaatagatttgtGTGGTAGGATGTTTTAGAGAGTTTAATCAGGTCACAAATGTACAGTGAATTTAAACAAGCTGATTACAAATGTTACAATTTGGCTGTTTCTTCATAAGCTAATTAATAATCAAATTCACAAGGTTTTTAATGTTTAAGCATTAATAGGAAACTTTGATATTGTGTAGTTAAGTTTTAATTCTGATTCACATAAAACTCATTGCAGAGCCTGTGGACGTGCTGAGGGAATCATTAGATATTCCCTCTCTCCTCCAGGTATGTATCAGTTCAATGGTAACATTTTCACTTCGTTTGAAACATGTAGGCCACTtttgtctaagtgtgtgtgtgtgtgttaaggtcgTTGAGCCAATTCTGCAACTGCTGCCCACCGAACCTCAAGACGAACCACAAGCCGTCATTCTGGTAAACAAATCTTTCCTTTATTTGCTAAAGCCGATCACTGGATTTTACAAGGTTGCATTTACTGTAAAGGATGTTAGTATGAATCTGCTATGATAAGCAGCTCTTATGATCTTCGTGCTCTACATTTCACAGCCACTCGATGCTGGTGAACTGAACAGCGCTTGCTGCGATGTTCAGTTCATGTCTGCAGACTCCTCATCCTCCCAGTCTGAGGTATTCTACAGTGCTGCAGCTGAGATACAAACACCCTTCGCTACAAGTTTTAATGTCTAGTTTTGTTTCACTATTTCTAGCCAGTGGACATCAGGAGAGACATCCCTGGAATGATAAGGGGTCCAGAGAGTCAGCTCGAAACCGTAGAGATGCACCACTCGACTCACAAAGTAAACTTTTCCTTTATGGAACGAATGAATATTTAGTGatgaaaatttacatttttgatTTCACATGATTTTTAGAAGAGCATATTCCCTTATTATACCAGATTATACTACTTGGCATTCAGCTAAGTGATTGTTCATTGTGGCatcaaaaaatgttattaattgcAGTGACTTAATTGAGTTTGTATGTTTTAAGGTTGTTGAGCCACATCTTCATTCGCTGCCCAACGAACAACAAGAAGACCCATCAGCTGTTCTTCCGGTAACCAAGGCTTTCGTTTATTTACTAAACCCAATCACCGGATATTACAAGGTTCTTTTTACTGAACAGAATATCAGTATGAACCTGCTGTGATCAGAAGCACTTATGATCTTCCTGCTCTAATTTTCACAGCCACTCTATGCTGGTGAGCTGATCAGCGCTTGCCGAAACATTCAGTTCCTCTCTGCAGACACCTCCATCTCCCAGTCTCAGGTATTCTACAGCGTAGCAGCTACAGTacgatacaaacacacaaacactcttctTTACAAGTTCtaatgtttagttttgtttctctATTTCTAGTCAGTGAACATCAGGACATACCTCTTGTGGATGATAAGGGGCCCAGAGTGTCGTCTTTGCTGGtttacaaccacaaagacaCAATCCATCAATCACATGGTAATCGCAGACCTAAGTACTCTGATGAAGAGAATTGACCTTGATGCTTTTTAGATACGCACCTTTGTGAAATAGATCTTGAGTTTCAGCTGTTTGTCATTTGCAGGGATTCCCTTATCATACCACCATAGAGGATTGTTTCACTGGCATACAGGTAAGGGATTATTTGTTGTGGCATCACAAATTTTTTGTTAATTGCAGTGATTAATTGTGTCCATTTTAAATTGTTCTCTTCAGGTTGAATCTGGGAGGGTTACAGAATTTATTTCCTGTAACCGAGTGGAGACCGATAACATCGTGCCAGGTTTTTATTATGTGGTAAGTTTATTGCACTTTCATAAAATGTGTATTGTTGGAAGGACCTTTTTGAATTTGTCTGcagtgtaaattttttttttattcaacagCAAACCATGAAATATGTGACCTGCACTTACATGTTTGTGGGTAAAGATGGGCAAATGGACACCTCCACTTGGGAGAAGGAAGAGGTTCCCGTTCCATATGCGGTAATTCTATGTTTCACATCTGATGTGTATCTACATTTGGTGCTATTCACCTCAACGGGAGGCTGTAAAGTCTACTCTGCAAGTTTTAACGATTCATTGATTTGGTTTGCAGGAGGGTGACGAGAGCCTTAACCCAGAGGAGATGGAGGTGCCCTTTATTTGGTATGAAACTCTTCACTGTTTAATGGTGTAACGTCGTATTGTGTGTTTAACATACACTAAGcatttacatgtcctgtttcttAGCTGCCATCTTTCAGACAGAGGGGTTACTGATGTCGGCCTGAAGCTGCCCGCTCTCCGTGAGGCGTTCGCTGTTTTTCGGCTGCTGTTATTGCGCAGGTAAAGTCCACTCGGCTTTAATGTATATTATGTGCTGTCTCGTGTTCAGACTCTGCTTGTCAGCATCCACAACAAGAACTTCTTGTTCCTGGTTGGAAAGAAGATCGTCATGGCAGCAGCTAACATCCAGGTGACTTAAGGATGATGAAAGAGCGATTCATTTTAGTGAcgaaaatactttgttactcaGCAAATTGAAAACCATAGCCAGTGAGTCACAGAcacgttttgtttgttttaacactATGTTGTTGGGGTGAAGTTGGCCTACGAGGCCTTGATTCAATTCCTGAGGACGCCTTCTCATCAGGATTCGATTGAAGCAGAGATCTCCTCCTGTGTAAGCTAATAATTGCCTGTGTGAAGTGACATGTTTAAATATAGTAGATTTGTATAATATAGTAAACAAGACTCTAATATGTAATGCTAATTTCTTTTTGTAACTTTTCTCCTCTGTGCAGGTCCCCCACTACAACttcctggatgttttttttgaGCTGATTCTGTTCCGCCATTTCAGAAGTGGCTCAACACTTGAGACAGTAAGTGACTGATCAGGAGATTTATCAGAGGCGATGTTGAATGTAAATTCAGAAGATGTAAACTTTAACCCTGATAGGACATGGCATTAATGAAGCTTGTTGTTTTCCTTTCCTAAAGTTTAAGGGAGGATTCTTGGAGGGCCTGCTCGAGCTCGTCAGCATGTGGGATGTGGACGTGTGGGAGCCTGCAGCAGAGCTGTACTTCACAGTgcttattgtaagtgtttgaaTATCTTCTAATGCCACGATACACAAATTCTTAGGATTGTATCTTAAACTCAGTGAcgctgtattgtgtgtgtgtgtgtgcgtgtgtgtgtgtgtgcgtgtgtgtgtgtgtgcgtgtgtgtgtgtgtgcgtgtgtgtgtgtgtgtgtgcgtgtgtgtgtgtgtgcgtgtgtgtgtgtgtgcgtgtgtgtgtgtgtgcgtgtgtgtgtgtgtgcgtgtgtgtgtgtgtgtgtgtaatttgttaaCAGGATCACCTAACACAGCTTGCTGAAGTACTGTTCACTCAGCCTCTGGAGCTCTACAGCGACCCAGCAACCTTAGCCGCCACGGTTCAGCATCTTCTTAAGAAGCACGTCCAGCAGATGATGGACATTTTGGAGAAGCTCTGAgcaatgtctttattttattgctttattttttcttcttctgattcATTTTATGTTCGTTCTTTTCCCTCACTTATTTTCCCTACATTGCTCAAGCTCTCCACAGGTAAGtatgaattcattttatttccatttttgatTAAGATTTCAaaaatctctctttttcctGCAGGTTTTGAGCAGTGAACCCCAGGACTGAAGACGGGCTTAACTCTAGGATCCCTCTTCCCTTAATAATCATCCCATTATAATCTATCTCTTTATTCTTATCCCACTCCCCTATTCCTATagataataaatgtattaatataatattttgtaaataaactttacatacttaataaatattagtaaatattctttaataatgtttaaattttttcttattacagagtaattttgattattttattcatcactATACCTATATCATTTTCCTTTCAAAAGCACAACACaccattttaaaagaaatttcaGAACCTTTAAATGgtttaataaaatgtgtgaaatgacaaaacaaaatTCAGATATTTATATCCTTGGAATATTTGTGTGATGGCCCCAAGTTGTGGAACAATCTTTAACATTTGCCTATAGTTGACATGGCGTATTAAcaataagctgttttttttatcaagttGGTTGTTATACAAAGCCAGAACTCAAGTTTAACAGCAGTTCTTACAAGAAGCTCTTACATTACAGTATGAAGTGACTAGTGTGTggtataaatgaaaaaaaaataattagataaTCGTAGTGAAGTAAATAATAGGATCTTTGAGACAGTCTCTCAAATGCCGCCCACCGAAACTCACCAGGAACCTTCAGCCGTCCAAcgttcattttaaattgttcTCTTCAGGTTGAATCTGGGAgtgttataacatttatttatcaatatttattatttaatttaatttctttatttaacaatAGGCTGTTTTTTCAAGTTGGCTACTCAAGTTTAACGACATTTCTTACAAGAATCTCTTAGCTGAAAGCCTTACAATACAGAATACAGTGACGAGGGTGTggtataaatgaaaaatatgagACAATCATAGTGATGTAAATAATACGATAAGGCTTTGAAACCTACCTCTCTTAGTGCCACGTTGTTCCCCGCCCCTTCTACACAAGGTATCATGCTGACCAGAGAAAGGGACAGTCTACTGATCATGAAACAAAAGTCAGTGTCATAGGAAACCTCTTTCTGTTCGCATCCTCTGCTGTTTTCTCTACAGCCATGGTAATTAAAtgtgctctctgtctctctttctctctctctacttcttCTTTCATGTTTCCTTATTtttcagcaaaaatatatatttattcaaattatatatattttacgatttggtgtttttaaatgtttgacaTTGATTTTCACAGATTTAGTTGATAGTGGAGCTGCCCCCAGCTGCCCCCGCTGACACCTCAACTGCCTGACACCTCATCTTCCTGGCCTGCCCTTTAGATACACCTCTactgtgtaatttgtgtaataCTTTATTATCTGTGTAATACTCTGTAATCTGTGTAGATTGATTAGTTTGCATGTAAGGCTAAGGAGGAGACTTCATTGTACATTGTATTCCAAACTTTGAATAAATACATCCAGGGACAACAATCACTTGCgtattatgtgttattatgtgtTAACAGTTTGTGAAATTGTTACTCAGATCATAAAGAAGAAATATTTATGACATGTAATCTTGGAAAAAGTATTACTCATAGATGGATATTAGATTATtatgaatataatttaatatacatttatgtaaatataatttttttcaaaactttCAGGATCCTAGAGATCTCATCTATATCCTtaattttctgtatttctgaatAATGAAACACTATTTTATTCTACTGTATTttacttactttattttaaaattttctgTAAGGTACATTTTAACAGTACACGTCTGATTAATAaccacaaagaaataaaaggtgACTTTCTTTACTTTTGCTTCGttctttatttactgtttttgcAGGTCTAAGCCGCTTgataaaacaacagcaaaataaTTTTGAAATTAACAGTTCACATATTATAATAATGAGAAAATAATGGTGTTGAAAATAATGGGATTGTTTCCTCAAGCAGTTGTATGTTAAGCCAGCAAGGATTCTTGTTCAGTTTAATTTTGAGCTTTAGTCATGATCAGTTTGTAGCTTGAGTCAGTGAgtggatgtgtatgtgtacctgGAGTTCACCCCTATGGGGTGATTGCAAGATTGCTGTTGTTTCTGCACAGCAGCAGTCAGATCAATCATTCCTTTTCAGTCTAATGGGATTCCAGTCTCTGGCCAGCCATGGAAGTGAAAATGTCTGACCAGATGAGACTGCTTATCAAAAAAActccatatatttattttaagttgtGGGTAGTAATGAATAACATAAGTAATACTTGACATAGGTCcacacaattaaaataaaaaaatcttgaatatATGAACACAAACTGTATAAAAGtcaaaaactgaataaaatacattttctgtgctttaattgctttatttttattatttttgagcCTTTGGCATATGGtgttatatacatacacacatagagtGGGTAAAATAAGTCCTGAACATGTCACCATATTTCTCAGTAAATATTTTCAATTTCCAAAGGTGCTGTTGACatgaaattttcaccagatTTCGGTAACAACCCAAGTAATCCatgtgaagaaaacaaaacagatcaGCGTTCATAGAAGAGGCCCACTTCAAGATTTGAAGACTGTGGAAGAATGGACCAAAATCACACCTGAGCAATGCATGCAAATAGTGACTCCATACAGAAGGTTCCTTGAAGCTGTCATTACCAAGAAAGGCTTTGTATGAAGTATGAAATAAATTTCAGTAAGCGTGTTCAGTACCTTTTCCCTGTATCATACCATTTTATGACTCAACTTCATTTCTGAacttattttgttttgctttcttcAAATTTTTATCTTGTTACCGATATCTGGTTAAAACTCAACAGCACCTTCAAAATgtcaatcatttatttttatcaatttacaaaataataagtttcatatgttttttaaaaatgcgcCGTAGGAGGCTTAAAACTCAGTAAATTAAACTCAAGCTGAGGTACTGAGCCGAGGTTGTGAAAGACAGTTTCATGTCATACACCATGCCAAGACTGATCACAGCAATAAGACACAAGGTAGTAATCCTTCCATGGCTGGAGCAGACAACATCCCTGACAATGTGCGGACCAACTAGTGGATGTCTTTCCATGAACAGCACTGTGATTCCAACATCACTCAATGTAGGCAGTGGTGGCGCAAGTACTTAAGGCGCTAAACTGTTGATCGGAGGTTcagagttcaagccccagcaatGCCAAGCTGACAATTttgggcgctgtatcatagctgcccctgtgctctgaccctaaccTCCTCATTTGGGATATGAGAAGTAAAAAGAATTTTGCCTTAATGTATaggtggtgataataaaggatTCCATGatgcaaacattcattcattcgtgaCTCAAGAACACCTCCTTGTGCAACTGGATGTGAGACATCAGTCACTCTAGATCAGGAACACTATCTTCAACACCAACACCAGAAGTCCTgttgttcactctgctgactcttGACAGTCAATGCACAGTTCAAACCACATCATTATGTTTGACAATGACACAATTATGGTCTCATCAGCAATAtcgaggaggtgcaacagcctggtgtagagccaacaactatatctgaatgtggacaaaataaaagagacggttgttgacttcaggagagcataGAGTGACCATTCTTTGCTAAACATTAAAAGATCATCTGTGGACACGTACTTTATATGAAACTGTTCATTTTTACATAGTCTTTAagtgttgttattttatgtagctctgCGTTTGTATTTAGCACCATGGTCATGGAGAAACGTTGGTTCATTTCACTGTACCAGCTACATATGGttgaactgaaaataaaagcttattgGATTACTCTCCTAT is part of the Tachysurus fulvidraco isolate hzauxx_2018 chromosome 12, HZAU_PFXX_2.0, whole genome shotgun sequence genome and encodes:
- the LOC113660267 gene encoding uncharacterized protein LOC113660267: MSADSSSSQSEPVDIRRDIPGMIRGPESQLETVEMHHSTHKVVEPHLHSLPNEQQEDPSAVLPPLYAGELISACRNIQFLSADTSISQSQSVNIRTYLLWMIRGPECRLCWFTTTKTQSINHMGFPYHTTIEDCFTGIQVESGRVTEFISCNRVETDNIVPGFYYVQTMKYVTCTYMFVGKDGQMDTSTWEKEEVPVPYAEGDESLNPEEMEVPFICCHLSDRGVTDVGLKLPALREAFATLLVSIHNKNFLFLVGKKIVMAAANIQLAYEALIQFLRTPSHQDSIEAEISSCVPHYNFLDVFFELILFRHFRSGSTLETFKGGFLEGLLELVSMWDVDVWEPAAELYFTVLIDHLTQLAEVLFTQPLELYSDPATLAATVQHLLKKHVQQMMDILEKL